From the Candidatus Nanopelagicales bacterium genome, one window contains:
- a CDS encoding YifB family Mg chelatase-like AAA ATPase, with translation MARTHSVIVHGVTAHVVEVQASLSPGLPNMSLVGLPDTALKESRDRVRAAVVNSGLKWPEARITIGLSPASLPKRGTGLDVAIALAVLAANAQLPADQIARVVVLGELGLDGRIRGVAGALAAALAVRQRASTSSLSGVMILGPVDAAAVTAVPGLEILTAPTLRVLVARLRGEQELDEDVHIDQQPIDAEHTTTRNSLSVRGASVAPVDLRDVAGQQEGKRALEIAAAGGHHLAMLGRAGVGKTLLAERLPDLLPDLNIEDSLDVTAIHQLAGSPASVGGSLLTRPPWCAPHHTATRPALVGGGREDKPTIGMATLAHRGVLFLDEAAEFEPAALDALREPLESGEVSIARAGFRMTFPARFLLLLAANPCPCGNALDPNPSATCRCTPHQRRRYLARLSGPLMDRLDLRVVLTRPTIAELKGLTGSGQSTKQVADRVRAARERSRHRMSETPWTLTAQVPARELFARWPLPTNSQRLIDQSCTRESVRGRDRLQRVAWTIADLDGHRQPTCTDVDQAIALRASDQEWTA, from the coding sequence CTGGCCAGGACTCATTCGGTAATCGTTCATGGAGTCACTGCCCATGTCGTCGAGGTGCAGGCGTCGTTGTCCCCGGGTCTGCCCAACATGTCCTTGGTGGGTCTGCCAGACACTGCACTGAAGGAGTCCCGTGACCGGGTGAGGGCGGCCGTGGTGAATAGCGGGCTCAAGTGGCCGGAGGCACGCATCACCATCGGTTTGAGCCCCGCTTCGCTACCCAAGCGCGGTACCGGCCTCGACGTGGCCATTGCGCTCGCGGTATTGGCGGCGAATGCACAACTTCCCGCCGACCAAATTGCCAGAGTTGTCGTGCTCGGTGAGTTGGGTCTCGACGGTCGTATCAGGGGCGTGGCCGGTGCGCTGGCCGCAGCGCTGGCCGTTCGCCAGCGGGCAAGTACTTCCTCCTTGTCCGGTGTGATGATCCTGGGACCGGTGGACGCGGCTGCAGTAACGGCCGTTCCTGGACTGGAGATCCTTACCGCGCCGACCCTGCGCGTTTTGGTTGCCCGCCTACGCGGGGAGCAGGAGCTCGATGAGGACGTTCACATCGACCAGCAGCCCATCGACGCCGAGCACACAACGACTAGGAACTCGTTGTCTGTGCGGGGGGCGTCGGTGGCACCGGTCGATCTGCGCGACGTGGCTGGACAGCAGGAGGGCAAACGGGCGCTTGAGATCGCGGCGGCTGGTGGACACCACTTGGCGATGCTCGGTCGAGCGGGGGTTGGCAAGACGCTGTTGGCAGAGCGGCTGCCTGATCTGCTTCCGGACCTGAACATTGAGGACTCTCTCGATGTGACCGCGATCCATCAACTCGCTGGCAGCCCTGCTTCGGTCGGGGGTTCGCTGCTCACACGACCCCCTTGGTGCGCGCCGCACCACACAGCCACCAGACCGGCCTTGGTTGGCGGCGGCAGAGAGGACAAGCCCACGATCGGCATGGCGACGCTGGCGCACCGAGGGGTGCTCTTCTTGGATGAGGCTGCGGAGTTTGAGCCCGCCGCTCTGGACGCCTTGCGTGAGCCGCTTGAGTCCGGGGAGGTGTCGATTGCCCGAGCGGGCTTCCGGATGACCTTCCCAGCCAGATTCCTGCTGCTGCTGGCCGCCAATCCCTGTCCGTGCGGAAACGCGCTGGATCCCAATCCCTCCGCCACCTGTCGCTGCACTCCCCACCAACGTCGTCGATACCTGGCCAGGCTGTCAGGCCCGCTGATGGATCGACTGGATCTGCGCGTGGTCCTGACCAGGCCGACCATCGCGGAATTGAAGGGACTAACCGGCTCGGGACAAAGCACCAAGCAGGTCGCTGATCGGGTAAGGGCCGCGCGAGAGCGATCGCGGCATCGGATGAGCGAAACTCCGTGGACACTGACGGCCCAAGTGCCCGCCCGGGAACTGTTCGCTCGCTGGCCCCTGCCCACGAATAGCCAGCGTCTTATCGATCAGTCCTGCACGCGCGAGAGTGTGCGCGGCCGGGACCGACTCCAACGAGTTGCCTGGACCATCGCCGACCTCGATGGGCATAGGCAGCCGACGTGCACCGATGTCGATCAGGCCATCGCTCTGCGCGCCAGCGATCAGGAGTGGACGGCATGA
- the dprA gene encoding DNA-processing protein DprA codes for MSNADVLARLALSHLVEPANERIGRALLDHQADEVVAQMTRGRGHRLGLADLQERWDGRDCVASAQREWQQAEQLGVDLIVPGSLGWPTQLDDLAATAPLVLRSKGSIPIRQSAARSVAIVGARAATRYGCAVADELAATLAGRGWCVVSGAAFGIDAAAHFGALAGGGQTIAISAAGVDRPAPVANSGLFQRIYASGAVLSEVPLGARPNRSRFLVRNRLIAALTRAVVVVEAAMKSGARSTAAQASALGRIVAAVPGPITSAMSVGCHSLIREQQAVLVSSPAEVVELLAPVQTALDINGPTAGAQSDCRDVLGVLEADRPAGVDALGQLVGLSAPRTLAALCLLEQSGGAWRDRDGWRAANWGPGPLGSG; via the coding sequence ATGAGTAACGCTGACGTGCTGGCACGGTTGGCGCTCAGTCACTTGGTTGAGCCGGCCAACGAGCGGATTGGGCGGGCACTGCTTGATCACCAAGCCGATGAAGTTGTGGCGCAAATGACCCGCGGGCGCGGTCATCGCCTAGGTCTTGCCGACCTGCAGGAGCGCTGGGACGGCCGCGACTGTGTTGCCTCGGCGCAGCGCGAGTGGCAGCAGGCCGAACAACTTGGGGTCGACCTGATCGTCCCAGGCAGTCTCGGTTGGCCAACGCAACTCGACGACCTCGCAGCGACGGCGCCATTGGTCCTCAGATCGAAGGGATCAATCCCGATTCGGCAAAGCGCGGCCCGCAGCGTCGCCATCGTGGGGGCTCGCGCGGCCACCCGTTACGGCTGCGCGGTTGCCGATGAGTTGGCCGCAACACTGGCGGGGCGCGGGTGGTGTGTGGTGTCGGGTGCCGCCTTCGGAATCGACGCGGCCGCCCATTTCGGTGCGCTGGCGGGCGGTGGCCAAACGATCGCGATCAGTGCCGCCGGCGTTGATCGGCCAGCGCCAGTAGCCAACTCCGGCCTGTTCCAACGCATCTACGCCTCGGGGGCGGTCCTCAGCGAGGTTCCGTTGGGGGCGCGCCCGAATCGGTCACGCTTCCTGGTCCGCAACCGGCTAATCGCCGCGCTGACCAGGGCGGTGGTAGTTGTCGAAGCCGCCATGAAGTCCGGTGCCAGATCGACCGCTGCGCAGGCATCGGCTCTCGGACGCATCGTCGCGGCGGTTCCGGGGCCGATCACGTCGGCGATGTCCGTCGGCTGTCATTCACTTATCCGCGAACAGCAAGCAGTACTAGTCAGTTCCCCGGCCGAAGTCGTGGAGCTGCTCGCACCGGTGCAGACCGCGCTGGACATCAACGGACCCACTGCGGGGGCGCAGTCAGACTGTCGTGACGTGCTCGGTGTGCTGGAGGCTGACCGACCAGCGGGAGTCGACGCGCTCGGGCAACTGGTGGGGCTTTCCGCACCGAGGACGCTGGCGGCGCTCTGCCTACTTGAGCAGTCGGGCGGCGCTTGGCGGGACCGAGACGGTTGGCGCGCAGCGAATTGGGGTCCAGGACCGCTCGGCTCCGGTTGA
- a CDS encoding tyrosine recombinase XerC, with the protein MAVIEEFCEHLRLDSGKSDNTVRAYRGDLADLAAHATAQGLTNPAGLTLLRLRGWLAALDRRGLSRTTMARRAATARAFTGWAWRNGVIAQDVGARLASPRLERGLPTVLKEEQARQMMQTAAADIDVSDPARRPEALRDAAILELIYATGMRVGELCAIDLPELDHERRTVRVVGKGDKQRVVPFGIPASRALNEWLRDGRPDRVTTDSEDALFLGSRGGRIDPRVVRGVVSAAAKRLTGAPHLAPHGLRHSAATHVLEGGADLRTVQELLGHATLATTQLYTHVSVERLRSVYEQAHPRA; encoded by the coding sequence ATGGCCGTGATTGAGGAATTCTGCGAACACCTCAGGCTCGACAGTGGCAAGAGCGACAACACGGTGCGTGCGTACCGTGGCGATCTCGCGGACCTCGCCGCCCACGCGACTGCGCAAGGACTGACCAACCCAGCGGGTCTGACCCTGCTGCGCCTGCGGGGGTGGCTAGCGGCGCTGGACCGTAGAGGACTCTCCCGCACAACCATGGCTCGACGGGCTGCCACGGCCCGCGCTTTCACTGGGTGGGCGTGGCGTAACGGAGTTATCGCTCAAGACGTCGGCGCGCGGCTGGCATCGCCCCGGCTGGAGCGGGGGTTGCCAACGGTTCTCAAGGAAGAACAGGCCCGCCAAATGATGCAAACAGCAGCTGCCGACATCGATGTGTCCGACCCCGCCCGGCGTCCAGAGGCACTGCGAGATGCCGCGATCCTTGAACTGATCTACGCGACCGGCATGCGTGTGGGTGAGTTGTGCGCGATTGACCTGCCAGAACTGGATCACGAGCGGCGAACGGTCAGAGTCGTCGGCAAAGGCGATAAGCAGCGAGTCGTACCGTTTGGTATCCCGGCGAGCCGGGCCCTGAACGAATGGCTTCGGGACGGTAGACCAGATCGGGTGACTACGGACAGTGAAGACGCCCTGTTTCTCGGCTCCCGCGGAGGACGCATCGACCCTCGGGTCGTCCGCGGTGTTGTTTCTGCTGCTGCGAAACGACTTACTGGTGCGCCCCACCTTGCGCCCCACGGCTTGCGCCATTCAGCAGCGACGCACGTGCTTGAAGGGGGAGCTGATTTGCGAACCGTCCAAGAGTTGCTCGGTCACGCTACTCTGGCGACAACTCAGCTATACACACACGTTTCCGTTGAGCGCTTGAGGTCGGTATATGAGCAGGCACATCCGCGCGCGTGA
- the whiG gene encoding RNA polymerase sigma factor WhiG has translation MSRVGKVSSETVSTHADLAAAEAEESGREAERMLAQLWRDYKSAGSIDLREQLILHYSPLVKYVAGRVGVGLPSNIDQSDLVSYGIFGLIDAIDKFDLEREIKFETYAINRIRGAIIDELRSIDWIPRSVRTKARDVERAYAELEAKLQRTPSDSEVADELGVTKEALRRIFSQVSFVNVVALDELLHIGGERGDKVTLGESLVDAKAEDPESVFEVEETRYILADSVGALPEREKIVITLYYYEGLTLNEIGQVLGVTESRACQLHTKAVLQLRAKMADLTS, from the coding sequence ATGAGCAGGGTTGGCAAGGTGAGTTCCGAAACGGTCTCCACGCACGCGGACCTCGCGGCAGCCGAAGCCGAGGAGTCAGGGCGCGAAGCGGAGAGAATGCTTGCCCAGCTGTGGCGCGACTACAAGTCCGCGGGTTCCATCGATCTGCGCGAACAGCTGATCCTGCATTACTCCCCACTGGTCAAGTACGTGGCTGGCCGAGTCGGCGTCGGGCTACCGAGCAACATCGATCAGTCCGATCTGGTGTCCTACGGGATCTTCGGTCTGATCGATGCGATCGACAAGTTCGACCTTGAGCGCGAGATCAAGTTCGAGACCTACGCGATCAACCGGATTCGTGGCGCAATCATCGACGAGTTGCGCAGCATCGATTGGATCCCGCGCTCCGTTCGCACCAAGGCGCGCGACGTTGAGCGCGCGTACGCCGAGCTTGAGGCAAAGCTGCAGCGGACCCCGAGCGACTCCGAAGTCGCCGACGAACTGGGTGTGACCAAAGAAGCGCTGCGGCGGATCTTCTCGCAGGTTTCGTTCGTCAACGTGGTGGCGTTGGATGAACTACTCCACATCGGTGGCGAACGTGGCGACAAGGTGACCCTCGGCGAGTCCCTGGTCGACGCGAAAGCCGAAGATCCGGAATCGGTCTTCGAAGTGGAAGAGACCCGCTACATCCTGGCCGACTCGGTCGGTGCGCTACCGGAGCGCGAGAAGATCGTCATCACGCTGTACTACTACGAGGGCTTGACCCTAAATGAGATCGGTCAGGTTCTCGGGGTGACAGAGAGCCGAGCGTGCCAATTGCACACCAAAGCGGTCCTGCAGTTGCGCGCCAAGATGGCTGACCTCACGTCCTAG
- a CDS encoding M23 family metallopeptidase, which produces MPISAIRVPARRLTWRAAVLSTAVAVAIMILGGVWVGLPAAASPLRFSPWLSPLPGTLQVIAAFDPPAQNWLAGHRGVDLAATPGTPVQAAGGGIVTFAATIAGRGVVTVTHSSGRTTYEPVTASVDIGQAVDAGEVIGIVTGGGHCSERCLHWGYIKAETYLDPLSLLDLVPPVLKPLGVQPRSLAGGSKQRSARVQATRSVPQAGAARTAGGSESPPAVDAPPVRRTAAVPAAAVAIAGVLGAGVAVDHRRRRSKAR; this is translated from the coding sequence ATGCCCATTTCAGCCATCCGCGTACCCGCCCGACGACTGACTTGGCGCGCAGCGGTCCTTTCGACGGCGGTGGCTGTCGCAATCATGATTCTGGGTGGGGTTTGGGTCGGACTTCCAGCGGCCGCGAGCCCCCTGAGGTTCAGCCCATGGCTATCGCCACTTCCCGGAACGCTGCAGGTGATTGCTGCGTTTGATCCACCCGCGCAGAATTGGCTCGCCGGACACCGCGGGGTCGACCTCGCCGCGACGCCGGGGACGCCCGTGCAGGCTGCGGGCGGTGGCATAGTGACCTTCGCCGCAACCATCGCTGGCCGCGGCGTCGTCACTGTGACCCATTCGTCGGGCCGTACCACGTACGAGCCGGTCACGGCGTCGGTCGACATCGGCCAGGCGGTCGACGCTGGCGAGGTGATCGGGATCGTCACCGGCGGTGGCCACTGCAGTGAACGATGCCTCCATTGGGGCTACATCAAAGCCGAGACGTATCTGGATCCACTCTCGCTGCTCGATCTGGTGCCGCCGGTGCTCAAACCACTCGGTGTCCAGCCACGCTCGCTCGCGGGCGGGTCGAAGCAGCGGTCAGCCCGTGTTCAGGCGACGCGCTCAGTTCCGCAAGCGGGTGCGGCAAGGACCGCTGGTGGGTCCGAGTCGCCACCAGCAGTCGACGCGCCGCCAGTGCGGCGAACGGCCGCCGTGCCAGCAGCCGCAGTTGCCATCGCGGGCGTACTAGGCGCCGGCGTTGCAGTCGACCACCGACGACGAAGGTCGAAAGCGAGATAG
- the rpsB gene encoding 30S ribosomal protein S2 — translation MAVVTMRQLMESGVHFGHQTRRWNPKMKRFIMTERNGIYIVDLNQSLTFLDRSYEFVRETVAHGGTVLFVGTKKQAQEAIEQQATRVGMPYVNQRWLGGMLTNFQTVHKRLQRLKDLEEMDLDDVASSDKTKKELLMMRREKDKLAKTLGGIRDMARVPSAVWIVDTNKEALAVGEARKLHIPVIAILDTNCDPDLVDYPIPGNDDAIRAVGLLTRVVADAVAEGLMARAGANAAATDGEAVDEPMPEWEREVLVSGEAPKSNAVAAEAPAVTDEVVEVAAEAEVDSADAAAADAAAVTDEVVEVAAEAEVEVDSADADADADADAAKVAEKTEDA, via the coding sequence ATGGCCGTCGTCACGATGCGCCAGCTCATGGAGAGCGGTGTCCACTTCGGACACCAAACCCGTCGCTGGAATCCGAAAATGAAGCGCTTCATCATGACCGAGCGCAACGGGATCTACATTGTGGATCTCAACCAGTCGCTGACCTTCCTTGACCGCTCCTACGAATTCGTTCGGGAGACCGTCGCGCACGGTGGCACGGTGCTATTCGTTGGCACCAAGAAGCAGGCTCAGGAAGCAATCGAGCAGCAAGCGACTCGCGTGGGTATGCCCTACGTGAATCAGCGGTGGCTCGGTGGAATGCTCACCAATTTCCAGACCGTTCACAAGCGGCTGCAACGCCTCAAGGACCTTGAGGAGATGGATCTCGATGACGTCGCCAGCAGCGACAAGACCAAGAAAGAGCTGCTGATGATGCGCCGCGAGAAAGACAAGTTGGCCAAGACCCTCGGCGGCATCCGCGACATGGCTCGCGTGCCAAGTGCGGTGTGGATCGTCGACACGAACAAGGAAGCCCTTGCCGTCGGCGAGGCGCGCAAGCTGCACATTCCCGTCATCGCGATCCTCGACACCAACTGTGATCCCGACCTAGTCGATTACCCGATTCCGGGTAACGATGACGCGATCCGCGCAGTAGGCCTGCTAACCCGAGTGGTTGCCGATGCAGTAGCTGAGGGCCTCATGGCGCGTGCTGGAGCCAACGCTGCTGCAACCGATGGCGAGGCGGTCGACGAGCCGATGCCCGAGTGGGAACGCGAAGTTTTGGTCTCCGGTGAGGCGCCGAAATCCAACGCCGTTGCGGCTGAAGCACCCGCAGTCACCGATGAGGTTGTCGAGGTCGCGGCCGAGGCTGAGGTTGACTCCGCCGACGCCGCTGCGGCTGATGCGGCCGCGGTCACCGATGAGGTTGTCGAGGTCGCGGCCGAGGCTGAGGTTGAGGTTGACTCCGCCGACGCCGACGCCGACGCCGACGCCGACGCGGCCAAGGTTGCGGAGAAGACGGAGGACGCCTGA